A section of the Oncorhynchus tshawytscha isolate Ot180627B linkage group LG09, Otsh_v2.0, whole genome shotgun sequence genome encodes:
- the LOC112259443 gene encoding 5-hydroxytryptamine receptor 3A, producing the protein MTVPRERVWIPDIGIQEDISDTSSTILSPYVQVHHNWLAQVIDQRRLTTSCKMDLYRFPLDTQSCSITFKSMIHRASEIKLRAFASDTAVNHITRESMTTLDEWDFLGIAMTEEELNYGGDEKWHQLIYKITLRRRPLLYIINLVVPIAFFLVLDLASFFVSEAKGEKLGFKVTILLSISVLLLILNDILPSTANNLPVIAIYCIVIFALTGLSLLETMLMSFLIDMDSRVDQDVQTSAKTCEETQEESEFRREPERDAESSLEKVDTFNKKDLDGNWLNNPYLLQLILKEVQNVRQEWFSVNVRCGKKKPGYWEKVARRIDQAYFCLYLITTISFLIFISFMWLH; encoded by the exons CATCTCTGATACAAGTAGTACCATATTGAGCCCATATGTCCAGGTGCATCATAATTGGTTAGCTCAAGTGATTGACCAGCGCCGGCTAACCACTTCCTGCAAGATGGATCTTTATAGGTTCCCCCTTGACACCCAGAGCTGCAGCATCACCTTTAAGTCCATGATACACAGAG CATCAGAAATAAAATTGCGGGCATTCGCCAGCGACACTGCAGTGAACCACATAACTAGGGAGAGCATGACTACACTGGATGAATGGGACTTCCTGGGCATTGCTATGACTGAGGAAGAACTAAATTATGGTGGTGATGAAAAATGGCATCAGCTAATATACAAG ATCACCTTACGAAGGAGGCCACTATTATATATAATCAACCTTGTGGTACCAATTGCCTTTTTTCTTGTGTTGGATTTGGCCTCCTTTTTCGTCAGTGAGGCCAAAGGGGAAAAGCTAGGCTTCAAAGTGACCATACTCTTGTCCATCTCTGTCCTATTGTTGATTCTCAATGACATCCTGCCCTCCACAGCAAATAACCTGCCAGTGATAG CTATTTACTGCATCGTAATCTTTGCCCTTACGGGCCTCAGCCTCCTGGAGACCATGCTAATGAGCTTCCTGATTGATATGGACAGCAGGGTTGATCAGGACGTCCAGACCTCTGCTAAGACCTGCGAAGAGACTCAAGAAGAGTCTGAATTCCGAAGAG AGcctgagagagatgctgagagcaGCCTGGAGAAGGTGGACACCTTTAACAAGAAGGACCTCGATGGAAACTGGCTGAACAACCCCTACCTGCTGCAGCTGATCCTAAAGGAGGTGCAGAACGTACGGCAGGAATGGTTCTCTGTTAAtgtgagatgtggcaagaagAAGCCGGGGTACTGGGAGAAAGTGGCCAGACGCATTGACCAGGCTTACTTTTGCCTTTATCTCATTACCACCATTAGTTTTCTGATATTCATAAGTTTCATGTGGCTTCATTAA